GCCAGCAGCGCCTGGGCATCGCGATAGCCCTCGCGGCAGCGCGCCGTGGTGCCGTCGTAGCAGAAGCCATAGTAGAGGCAGCCAGGCTCGTTGCGGGTCCGCTGCAGCATGGCCTCTCCCAGGCGCTTGAACGCCTCGAGCTGATCGGGCTGGACGGCGAACACGGGGGCCAGGCTGCAGACGGAATCGCTGGGATGGGTGGGCATGGAAGCCTCCGGAGTCAGGGATGGTCTGCATGCGACCCCGGGCGCCGCGTGGCGCTCCCGCCGGCTGACGGACGTCAGGCGCCGACCTGGGCGATCCAGTCGTTCAGGTTGTAGTAGTTGGTCACCCGCGCCACCTTGCCGTCGCGGATCTCGAAGAAGGCGCCCACCGGCAGCTCGTAGGTCTGGCCCTTGGCCTCGGGCAGACCCTCGTCGGTGACCAGGTATTCACCGTGGATGATGAATTCGGCGGCCGCCCGCTGGCCACTGGGCTCGGCCATCACCACCAGGTCGGTCAGGCGCTCGCGATAGCAGCGATTCATGTGGGTCATGAAGGTGGCGAAGGCGGCCTTGCCTACCTGGCGCTCCCCCTGGTTGATGTCATGGACCACATCCTCGGTGAGCAGCTCCAGGAAGATGTCCATGTCGCCGGCGTTGAAGGCGGCGTAATAGGCATCGATGAGGTCGGTCGTGGTCATGGCAGCTCCTGTCGTTGGCGAAAAGATGCGATTGCCGGCGCATGGTAGGGTGCCTGGACGATCCCGACATAGCCATTCACGTCTCCTGCTTAACCAGAAGAGTCCATGGACATCCAACTCATCCACGGCGCCGCCATCGCCGCCCAGATTCCCGAACTCGCGGAACTGCGCATCGCTGTCTTTCGCGAATACCCCTATCTCTACGACGGTACGCTGGATTACGAGGCGCGCTATCTGCAAACCTATGCCGCCGCCCCGGACAGCCTCTGCGTGCTGGTCCGCGACGGCGGACGGGTGGTGGGGGCGGCTACCGCCCTACCACTGGCGGACGAAACCGTAGAATTCCAGCAGCCCTTCCGCGCGGGCGGTTGGCCGGTGGAGCGGATCTACTATTTCGGTGAATCCCTGTTGCTGCCGGCCTACCGGGGGCAAGGGCTCGGACGGCGTTTCTTCGCCGAGCGCGAGACGCGGGCACGACAACTGGGGCGTTTCGCTTGGTGCGCCTTCTGCGCCGTGCAGCGCCCGGACGACCATCCGCGCCGTCCGCCGGGCTATCGCCCTCTGCACGGCCTCTGGCACAGCCAGGGCTTCGCCGAGCATCCGGAATTGACCACCCACTATCTGTGGCAGGATCTCGACGAGGTCGCCGAATCGCCCAAACCCATGACCTTCTGGCTCAAGGAATTGCCATGATCCGCCTGGCCGCTTGCCAATACGCCATCGAATTGCTGGAGACCTGGGACGCCTATGCCGCGCACCTGACCGAACTCTGCGAGGAGGCCGCCGCCGAGGGCAGCCAGCTCCTGCTGCTGCCCGAATACGCCGGGCTGGTGCTCAGCGGCCAACTGCCGCCCGCCGAGCGCAGCGACCTGCAGGGCTCCATCGCCGGTATCCAGCCGTTGCTGCCCGCCTGGCGCGACCTCTGCGAGGGCCTGGCGCGCCGGCTGCAGCTCTATCTGCAACCCGGTTCGCTGCCCGTGCTCGATGACGATGACCGGTACCGCAACCGGGCTTGGCTATTCGGTCCTGAAGGCTGCCTGGGTTATCAGGACAAGCTGATGATGACCCGCTTCGAGCGGGAGGAATGGAATA
The window above is part of the Pseudomonas oryzihabitans genome. Proteins encoded here:
- a CDS encoding putative quinol monooxygenase, translating into MPTHPSDSVCSLAPVFAVQPDQLEAFKRLGEAMLQRTRNEPGCLYYGFCYDGTTARCREGYRDAQALLAHLDNVGDLLEQAQAIATLERFEVFGAADQLAQLREPLAALNARFFVMAAGFRR
- a CDS encoding ketosteroid isomerase-related protein, with translation MTTTDLIDAYYAAFNAGDMDIFLELLTEDVVHDINQGERQVGKAAFATFMTHMNRCYRERLTDLVVMAEPSGQRAAAEFIIHGEYLVTDEGLPEAKGQTYELPVGAFFEIRDGKVARVTNYYNLNDWIAQVGA
- a CDS encoding GNAT family N-acetyltransferase, with protein sequence MDIQLIHGAAIAAQIPELAELRIAVFREYPYLYDGTLDYEARYLQTYAAAPDSLCVLVRDGGRVVGAATALPLADETVEFQQPFRAGGWPVERIYYFGESLLLPAYRGQGLGRRFFAERETRARQLGRFAWCAFCAVQRPDDHPRRPPGYRPLHGLWHSQGFAEHPELTTHYLWQDLDEVAESPKPMTFWLKELP